The genomic interval CGCTGGCCTTCGCGCTCACCGGCACCCCGATGGCCGACGACATCGCACCGGAACGGGCCGACGCCGCGGACGGCTGGTGCCGGCTGGGCGTCGGCGCGCCCGTCGACGCGCTCACCTTCACCCGCCTCACGTACGAGCCCTCCGACGGCGGCTTCCACCTCGCGCTCGACCACGAAGGCCATACCCGCGTGGAGGGCGCGTACAGCACACCCTCGGTCCTGGTCTCGCCCGGACACCGCGACCCGTACGAGGCCCTGCGCGCGCACCACGACTGGCTCACGGAGCGCGGCTGGTCGGCCCGCCCGGCGACGGCTCCCGGCGAGCGGCCCGCCTGGTGGTCCGAGCCCATGTTCTGCGGCTGGGGTGCGCAGATGGCGCGCGCCCGCGACACCGGACTGGCCGCACCCCTGCTGAGCAGCCGCGCCGAGTACGACGCCCACCTCGCCCACCTGGAAGGGCACGGGCTGGTCCCGGGAACCGTTGTCGTGGACGACAAGTGGCAGGAGGAGTACGGGCGGTGGCAGCCGGACGAGCGGCGCTGGCCGGACCTGCGCGCGTGGATCGCCGAGCGGCACGCTCGCGGACAGCGGGTACTGCTGTGGTGGCGGGCCTGGGCCCACGAGGGCGTCCCGGACGCGTGGTGCGTGCGGACCGCCGACGCCGCGCCCGTCGTGCTCGACCCCGAACACCCGGACGCCCGAGACCACTTGGCCGAGACAGTACGGCACATGCTGAGCCCCGAGGGCCTCGACGCCGACGGGCTCAAGATCGACTTCACGGCGGACACCCCGACGGGTGAGAGCCTGCGCCACCACGGCGACAGCTGGGGCATCGCCCTGCTGCACCGCTACCTCCGCGTCATGTACCGCGCGGCGAAGTCCGCCAAGCCGGACGCCCTCGTCGTCACCCACACCCCGCACCCGGCCTTCGCCGACGTCACCGACATGATCCGGCTCAACGACATGCTGCGGCTGGACGACCCCGACCCGTACGCCCCCATCGTCCCGCAGATGCGGCAGCGGGCCGCCGTCGCCTCCGCGGGCTGCCCGGACCTCCTCGTCGACACCGACGACTGGTGCGCCCCGGACCTGGAGCAGTGGCGGGCCTACACCGCCGTGAAGGACGAGCTCGGCGTCCCGGCGCTGTACCTGACGACGAAAATGGACCGTACCGGCGAGCCGCTGGAAGAGGTCGACTACGCTGCGTTGCGGCAGCTGTGGGCCCGCTGGCGCACGGCACACGGTCACGCGGCGAAGGAAGGGTCCGACTGATGGCGAGCGGTACTGCGGGACGCGGGGGCCAGGCCGGAGGCAGACGGGTCCGCGCCACACTGCGCGACGTCGCCGACGCGGCCGGCACCTCGCACTCCACCGCCTCCCGGGCCCTCGGCGGGCACGGTTACGTCGCCGACCACATCCGCGAGCGGGTGCGGCAGGCCGCCGAGCAGCTCGGCTACGTCCCCGACGTCAGCGCCCGCACCCTCAAGGGCCGCTCCAGCGAGCGCGTCGGACTCCTCGTCTCCGACCTGCGCAACCAGTTCTACGCGGAACTCGCCGCGGGCGTCGAGCACGCCCTGTCCGCCGCCGGCTTCCAGATGGTCCTCGTCGACGACCACGGCGAGGAACAGCGCGCACTCGCCGGGGCGCGCGCCTTCATCGCCATGCGGGCCGACGGGGTCCTGCTCGCCCCGGTCGGCAGGGTGGCCACGGAGACCCTGGTCGGGCATGGGGTGCCGGTGGCCGAGGTGGACCGCCGGTCGGGGGTGCGCGGCTGTGACGCGGTGACCATCGACAGCGAGCGGGGCGCCCGCCTGGCCGTGGAGCACCTGCTCGCTCTCGGCCACCGCAGGATCGGCCTCGTCGTGGACGAGATCCGCTGGGACACCGGCAGGGGCCGCCTCAAGGGGTATCGCGGAGCCATGCGGGCGGCTGGGCTCGCGGTGTCGCGCCGGTATGTGCTGGACCTGAGCCAGACCGCCGGGCCGCCCGACGAGGAGGTTGCCCGCTTCCTCGCCGCGAACGACGACATGACCGCCGTCTTCGCCGCCAACAACGTGATGGCCGAGCTGATCTGGCAGGAGCTGGCCCGTCGGGGCACCTCGGTGCCGCGCGAGGTCTCCGTGATCGCCTTCGACGACCTCGGCTGGATGCGGATGGTGGCCCCTGGGCTGGCCGCTGTACGGCAGCCCGTCTTCCGCATGGGGAGCGAGGCCGCGCAAGCGCTCCTCGCCCGGATGGCCAGGGGCGGCGGCGGGCGCAGCGAACACACACTCCTGGAGCCCGAGTTGATCGTCCGGGGCTCCACCGCGCCACCCAGGGGCTGACCGCCGCGCGTCCGGGACCGGCCGCCCCCGCGCAGGGGCGGCCGGTCCGCGTGTCCGCGCCCTGCCCCCGTGTCCCCGAAATCGCCACCGCTGAGCGCGGCTCGGGTCCGCTCGTCCGGGAAATCGCCCCAGCCGGGGCCGGTTGAACCGTTGACGCTCGTCCCCGATGTGGCTACGTTCTCATGTGGGAACGATGCCACACGGCGGAACCGGGGGGCGAGAGCCGCAGCGCCCGCCCCGCGACCCGCGTGGACGTCGATCCCCGCAGCCGGCCCGCCGCTCGAAGGAGAGACCATGGCGGCTCCACCACCTCAGCCCCGCGACCGGGCGCTCCGCAGCACAACGGGACCACGGTCCGCCGGACAGGCCCTGGTCGCGGCCCTCGTCCTGCTTCCCGCACTGACCGGATGCGGCGGAGTGACCTTCGCCGACTCCCGCTCCGACACGTTCACCACCATGGGCTTCGGTCTGGGCGACGCCCTCGCCGCGGACCGCCTCGACACCGCGCGGACCGCGCTGAAGGCGCGGGGGCTGACGGTCAAGGTCAACGAAGGCGCCTTCGACGAGCAGCAGTTCCTCTCCGCCGTCGCCGCCGGCGACCCGCCGGACGTGGTGGACATGGACCGCACCCTCATCGGCGGCTACGCGGCGCGGGGCGCGCTGCTGCCGCTCACCGACTGCCTCGCGCGCGAGCACATCGACACCGGCGACTACTACCCGAACGCGATCGCCGAAGGCTCACTCGACCGTGTCGTCTACGCCC from Streptomyces drozdowiczii carries:
- a CDS encoding LacI family DNA-binding transcriptional regulator, whose amino-acid sequence is MASGTAGRGGQAGGRRVRATLRDVADAAGTSHSTASRALGGHGYVADHIRERVRQAAEQLGYVPDVSARTLKGRSSERVGLLVSDLRNQFYAELAAGVEHALSAAGFQMVLVDDHGEEQRALAGARAFIAMRADGVLLAPVGRVATETLVGHGVPVAEVDRRSGVRGCDAVTIDSERGARLAVEHLLALGHRRIGLVVDEIRWDTGRGRLKGYRGAMRAAGLAVSRRYVLDLSQTAGPPDEEVARFLAANDDMTAVFAANNVMAELIWQELARRGTSVPREVSVIAFDDLGWMRMVAPGLAAVRQPVFRMGSEAAQALLARMARGGGGRSEHTLLEPELIVRGSTAPPRG